AACCGTTTAAAGTGGGACACACGGAgacaacagtctgcagctgcaAATGGTTTTATCCCCGATATCGGAACAGACCCAAACCCTTCCCAACCCTAGTAACAGTGTGACTGCACGCCAACAGATGTGCATCCTAAAGCAGAGGGCTGGATGGACAGTTTCCTCTGCTGTCAccgacaatgctaacatgctccgGTAGCGGcatcaccatcttagtttagcctGTTGGTATGCTAACACAAAGCCGGGCTAATGCAGCAGGATTATAATCCCCTTCTGTTTGTGTCTTCTCTCATTACTTTGTTTAATTCTTTGGGCTGTAATGTAAACAGGGTGTACATAATAACGGCAGTCTGCCTGTGTTGTTCTGTTACAGGGCACCAGAGACCGGCGATCTGAGGAGTCTGCTGTGTTACAGCTGTAAGCTGACCGTCAAAGACATGGTGAGGGGAACATGACCCCAACAACACTGATGGATTTTCAGATACAGTCTAAAGTTTGGCTCTGCTGTTAACCACCTCATTCAAAATCTAAATATATCATGACCTCGTAAGTGATTATTGAGAGGGAttatatacattgtttttagtAAAATACCGCATAtcacacattttttatgtagtttttgaaattggaaaaaacagCTTTGTCTCATAGTATGTTGTTCCATGTCTGAAACAAGTGTCCCATAAGTGAAATATGACCATGCATGTGGGCATTTGATGTTTTTCTGGTACTGATGTTcttctttgtccctttttcttcATCTGTTTTGGTTGAAGTCGTCGGTGGAGCGTCTCCCACAGTACATCCTGTCAGAGGCTCacaggaggcagaggaggtgAGGAGAACATTTGGTTCATTTAAAACCTATTTCCATTGTTGATTCCAAGTACAAGAAACGCCATCATGAAATCATGAAACTGTGCTTTTCTCATTTTATGAATGCATTTTCCAGATGTTCGAAAGACTGTGTGCCTAACCAACTGTACTGGAACAAACAAATCAACATTATAACATCAAGACAAAACCTGGAGCAGAACCCCAAACCATAGACCATCAGGACAGAAATATCTCAAGTGTTGTGTCTGTTCTGCAGGTCTCAGATGAGAGAGGAGATCAGCGAGTTCCTGctggaagatgaagatgatggtgATGAAGGCCATTAGAGGGAGAAGTAAAGCAGACTGTTCACCTCCAGGagtccactgtgaagaaaaTGGACAAGACAAAATGTACAACCTGCAGGGAGTggagaaataataaataattaagtaTAGTATACATTTTGTACAAAAGCAGTCATAATCTAAATCTGGTTCTAATTCTGGTTCAAATCATGGCATaattcatacagtatgtacactcacacacacacggtggactAAGCACACGTCATAAAATATCTATTTTTACAGCTCTCTACGgttttcttcattcattcatggcGTCTGGTATTAAAGGGATGTTTGAAGAATCCAGCATGGCCGATGGTGGTGCTTAACACTAAACCAGAACCTGATGTCTGATGAACCACATAAGGATCCCTCAGGCAGGGAGAAAATGGAATGATGTTATGATTAAATCCATTGAAATGCATTCTTTCTGTGCTTTTAACATATTACAAACCCAACGTAGGCTACTAAGATCCAACATGGCCTGTGGATGTATCGAACAGTAGATGAGTTATCTGAACCGGGGACGGCCCATTCTTCCGACCTCTCAGTAACCCGAAAAACCACCGTCCcttcattttgaaaaaataaaccctcTGCTCCGACATCCCATTGTTCTGACCATTTGGCTTTTTATATAAGTTAGGACAGCTGATTGTAGGTCAGGGGTTAGGACCGGTACATAGGGGGTTACGTTACAGggaatttgggacactaaactGCAAACCAGTGCAGATTGTGTGATTTGAGCTAGATAAACATTGAAATGTATTAATATGCTAGAGAAAAGTAATTTTGATTATTGATTCAGATTTTAGATTACGGGAGGTGAGACACACATGATTGGATCAATAGAAgcagagggtttttttttttttcaaacaaaagggACGTCGGACTAGGTTGTAAGACCAAAGGGAATTTTGGGGTCATTGAGGTTTGAGAAATGACCTGGCGCACTCCAAACATGGGAACCAGTTCCACAGAAAACTGTTTTTGGTTCTAATGTAACCAGCCTGTAAGACAGGTTGCCGTGTGTGTCAGCCTACATCCAGCATCCAGGACCAGCCAGGATTTAAAGTTAAAGTGGAGGGGAAAATCTTTTGACACCAATTTTTCCAAACCTAAAGATGAAGATATTTGTATAACTTGTATTTTCTGAGCCTATGTCCAGAAATTGACCCAGGCTACACGTGTTTGATAAATTCAGACACTTCAGCTAAAAGCCTTAAATTTCACAcagaaaaattacaaacatgACGTACAAAGTTTGGAGAATGACAGAAAGTGCCGTTTTATTGAAAAGACATTGTTGAAAGACAAAACGTTACTAAAAGGTCTACAACAAGTATCACACATAAGTATTTACAAAATGAGAATTCACAATGGTATGTACTGTAGGTAGGTTCTACATTCTAGATCTTGTTGAGGCTGGCAGCCGGCAGGGTGGATTTGTCCAAGTCGTCGAAGTAGGGGTGAGTCATGGCCTCGCGTGCAGAGATCCTCTTTGGAGGATTGTAGGTCAACATTTTCTACAGCAGAGACAAGACAGGGAACACAAGGAGACGGTGTCACTCAGGAAAGGttatgtgtattatattatattaggttatgtactgtatacaagCATGAACATAAAATGAATCTCAAACCCAagtgaacacacacaagctctCCAACATATTTATACAAAGTGATCCCTTGGAAggttttgaacattttaaaagttacatGTATCAATCTGAAGCCCTTTGACAGCAAAAGGGGGGGGGTGCAGACATCCTCCGCAGAGAGAGGGTGCATAGAGCCTAAATACCACTCCAAAACTCCAACCATagctcaaaaataaaaatctggttCCGCAATGTACACATGCTGGTCAGGTAGGCAGTGTGGCCTAACTAGCTGACTCTAAAAATCCAGCGCATAGACAGCTCCTTTTACCGTTACATTGACTTTTAACATAATTACCAAAAGTCAATGACTGTCCTCATAAAAGGACAGAACATTAAGGAATCAGAGGAAACACCCTTCCAAATATAACCATAACAACCATAACTATGTTCAGATAAGGCGACGTGAGCGGAATGACAAATAGATTTCTGGTTTTTAGATTTCTACAGTTTTTCTGGGACAGTGACACCATGTCCATTTAagaatgttaatgtgtattagAAGTGTATCACTAACGTCAAATATTATTCTCCCAAAGAAACTATGTTTATCTAAATGAcaggtttgaaaaagaaaaacttggGAGGCACCAAGAAAAAGACGAAAGTCACCTCGACTCACCAGCCAAGTAGACTGCAAAAAATCCACCGCATATTTTTATTGGCCCATATATTAAATGTTGTTACTTTTTGTAACTTAGGCTTACTTAAcataactttaaaataaaggtcccatgacatggtgctctttggatgcttttatatagaccttagtggtccctaatactgtatctgaagtctctttatatagaccttggtggtccctaatactgtatctgaagtctctttatatagaccttggtggtcccctagtactgtatctgaagtctctttatatagaccttggtggtcccctagtactgagGTAAACGCTAGCTATCAGTACACAGacgtggcgtgtgtgtgtgtgtttcagcccGCCCCTGTGAAGCCCCGACATGCTGACAGCAGAGCAACAGAAGAAAAGTGGCTGCACCTTCATCAAAATGAAGACTGAAAACCAGAACTATTTCAGTGAAAACATTTCCTCCCCCTGTGGCAGCCCTCTGAGAGCTACTCGCCAAACTGATGTACTTGGCGAGTGATCATTTCAGAACCTGATTCCTTTTATCTGGTTCTGGTCATGTAGAGAAATTATACATAATCCTGCTTAGTTTAAGATGTGGGAGTAGGTAATGGTTCAGCCCTAGTCCTCACCGCCAGCAGGTCCAGGCCATTCTTATCCAGGTTTTTAACCATTGACGACAGGTTCCCAGACTTCCACTTAGGGAATGTGTTTTTATAGTCAGGCAGGCTCTCTACTTCAGGCCACACGTCATTGTTTGGGGTTCCCAGAGTCCTGGAGAAAAACACAAGGATTCAAACAGGGAACTGCAGTTACACAAGAGGGACTGGCCCGGGGGACACAGGGTACCTGGAAATACTACTGGAAAGACTTTATTTCTGTGGCTTTActtagtatctatctatctatctatctatgggccataattgacacctgtttcttcacagaatcaatcagctcactaattgaacacaacactattattttgaacatacCCCTTGCAATCCCAGAGTCGacccacagaatgagcagcgtGACTGTCATGACcgttggttttctaggactctacaacacttactaggaAATTTGcaatgtagaaatatcacttcaatcaaaaaatatgatttctgAAGTTAGTGATGTTGGAGTGCTATTAATTTGAACATAACTGTACACCCcgctgttggaatcctctacagcGAAATATAGCCACACCTTTTCACGGTGTAGCTGTCAGTATTTGAACCGTGTTGGatccagctgctagctaacggtaggctaacgttacctgctgccaagtgGAACAGCGATGCTTCGGTTGCCTTACAGACAGGTTTCTATTGGCACAGGATTTTAATagtttatactgtttatttatttattaatatgcaTCGCCTGTATCTTTTCACGGCAATCCTTGATAGATTAATTAAGTAACAGCGACAGttaacatttatttcacacTATTATTAAACTCTACTTGAATATTGAACTTTAGCTACACTTTGGGAGAAATAATAAATTGCAAATTAAAGTCATAATGGCAATATCAGGCAGAAAAATCCCAATTAGAAAGCGTTCAGCACTAATTCAGAGTTGGAACAGCTGACTAGGGTGAATGCATTTAGGTTTGCTTTGGTGTGTCCACCTGAAGATCCTGAACAGCTGGTCTATCTCTGAGTCCCCGTGGAACAAAGGCTTCTTGGTGGCAAGCTCTGCAAAGATGGTCCCAGTGCTCCACACGTCGACGGGGGTTGAATATCGGGGTGAACCCAGAAGGACTTCCGGAGCCCGGTACCATAGAGTTACAACCTGGGAACGGACACACACGGGAACGGACACACAcatggggacacacacacacacacacacacaagtggtgATTTCAGAGGCTTGTTAGTGGTTAACATGTGCTGCACATTGTTAACTCAGTGTTGGTGCTGCTCACGCTCTACCCTTGACCACATGCATCcccatagtgtgtgtgtgtgtgtgtgtgtgtgtgtgtgtgtgtgtgtgtgtgtgtgtgtgagagagagagagaatggttTCTCACCTCATGGGTGTAGACCCTGACAGGAACCCCAAAGGCCCGAGCCAGGCCAAAGTCCGCCAGTTTGATAACTCCCTTGTTGTCGATCAGAAGGTTTTGGGGTTTCAGGTCCCTGTGGAGGACTCGACGACAGTGACAGAAGTAAATGCCCTCCAAGATCTGGTAAAGGTAGCTCTGTAGGGGGTGAGGGGAGGAGAGTGGACATGCTGAGAGGGCAGACTAATCTGTTCTAAACCTGAGCACCGCTTCAGAGCTTTTTCATGACATCTTTTACTTCAGGAGACTCTGTACTTTCTATTTTTGCTTTACACTTGAATTAATTTAATCAGTAATTTACTACTTCAACCGATATCAAGTTGTTCACAAAACGTCAGGAGCAACCCCGAATATTACAGAAAATCTCTACATTAACTCCCCACAACTTCTTTGAAACATTGCATCAATTAGTTCGTCTTAGCAGCTTCACTACCCATGGAAAAGCCTGTTCTTCACCGTGTCAGCTGCCGCTTACGGGACTTTGTTAGACACGGGAGAGCCCATAACAAACCCAGCGCCAGAGGACTAACTTCTCGCCACACACAGTGTCCACGTGGccacctgtcttaaaggggaagagTCGGTTGGTATTAGACATCAGGCCGAAGAGCGTGGGTTTCTGGCGGCACTGGAACAAGCCTGGAAGTGGACCGTCTAGATATAGACTAGAGCCtgacctttaatatattttgatgttcctctgttccgttgtgacaataaaactaaatattattttattgagaactcataaataactaatgttttggaaatctgtttgttttgtaacgcatttctggatttaaaatataatcattttaaatatCAGCAtttcggatttttaaataaccaaatatttgtatcggtatctgccttaaaaatcctttatcagtcaGGCTCTAATATAGACTACCAATACCCAAACAAGCAATATGAGTCACTATGAACCGGTTATCCGATATCAGCATCAGGTCAGATGCTAATCACAAACACAGTTACCTTAACCAGCATAGGGTCCATGTACTGGCCAGAGGGGATGGAGTCCAAGTACTTCTTCAGGTCCATGGACAGGAACTCAAAGATGAGGTAGAGGCGAGACTCCTGCATCAGGACATCCAGGAgtctggaacacacacacacaatctcggGGTAAGtccatactgtatgtgtccatGTTCTCATAGGCTGGGACTCTCATAATCCCAAATTGCTCAGATGCTCTTTGTAAAGGGTTGGGATGGGTATTTTACTGTAGGCAGTTGTCATgaagaaatgttgaaaatacCAACCCTTAAATatatttcatctcttcactggTACTTGTAGCAACATAGCATACTAGTGGTTTTAAACGGTATTATTTTGGTGTTTGCTAACAGTTGATAAAATCTACTTGTAGTTAGTCAACTCCTTGCTGGCATAGTATTAACAAAAACTGTTTAAAGGATTCTCAAAGATAGCATTTATGTGGGCCTTTTTCACTGAACGGCAAAATATAATGTAGCATGGTGATTTGTGACATTATTTTGGAGACGTGGAGATCCAGAAGTGGCGGATTGTTCTAGTGGCATGTTGATTCCAGGTTGTCGGTCACTGTTGCTATGTCTACAGTGGTTTGAGAGTGGAACATGAGTGACAGTGTTTATTAATGCTCTAAGTCAGTACAACAGCAGTGCGAGTGACATATCACTTTTAGAATCACATACACCACCGAGTGTTACACCATCAGATAGGGCTGCCATGGTTACGGCATCACAGTCACGCAGTGTTCTgtagcctgtctgtctgtgagtcAATAGCCAATGTGTGCCTGCCAAATGCATGTGAGCGGAGGTGAGGGTCAAGAATTTCCAGTCCCCCTCACCGAGCTGTTCATTCCCCCCACTGCATTGTAATTAGTACAAGATGATTGGCTACTGCCCTCCCTCCGGAGCTCCTTGTTCAGCCGCCACACAAAAAGATCAGGCAGATAACGCCGGTGCTGTGGGCACTGGTAGCATGAAAAGCGGGTGGGCGCCTTCATCTGCATGTATTCGGAGGCAGTGGGTGGTACTTGAGCGAGATATGAGGCAACGCTTAATCTGCTCAATGCTTGAATGCAGACCGAAATTCCTGCAAAGTCTGCTTTTTAATGACAACTTTAAATGACTACAGGAATGAATGCATCCGAAGTTTATTCAGCAACTATTTAATAACACCTgagattaaaatgttttttatgacaGTGACTGTAGCAGTTGGAATGACTTTACAAAATGTGTttggtacacacacaaaaatatatacagtttatCACTACTGCGAGCCATACAGT
The nucleotide sequence above comes from Etheostoma spectabile isolate EspeVRDwgs_2016 unplaced genomic scaffold, UIUC_Espe_1.0 scaffold379, whole genome shotgun sequence. Encoded proteins:
- the cdk1 gene encoding cyclin-dependent kinase 1; its protein translation is MEDYLKIEKIGEGTYGVVYKGRHKNTGQVVAMKKIRLESEEEGVPSTAVREVSLLQELKHPNVVRLLDVLMQESRLYLIFEFLSMDLKKYLDSIPSGQYMDPMLVKSYLYQILEGIYFCHCRRVLHRDLKPQNLLIDNKGVIKLADFGLARAFGVPVRVYTHEVVTLWYRAPEVLLGSPRYSTPVDVWSTGTIFAELATKKPLFHGDSEIDQLFRIFRTLGTPNNDVWPEVESLPDYKNTFPKWKSGNLSSMVKNLDKNGLDLLAKMLTYNPPKRISAREAMTHPYFDDLDKSTLPAASLNKI